A window from Canis lupus familiaris isolate Mischka breed German Shepherd chromosome 18, alternate assembly UU_Cfam_GSD_1.0, whole genome shotgun sequence encodes these proteins:
- the NDUFV1 gene encoding NADH dehydrogenase [ubiquinone] flavoprotein 1, mitochondrial yields the protein MLGARRLLSKSLPARVSVRFSGDTTAPKKTSFGSLKDEDRIFTNLYGRHDWRLKGAQSRGDWYKTKEILLKGPDWILGEVKTSGLRGRGGAGFPTGLKWSFMNKPSDGRPKYLVVNADEGEPGTCKDREIMRHDPHKLVEGCLVGGRAMGARAAYIYIRGEFYNEASNLQVAIREAYEAGLIGKNACGSGYDFDVFVVRGAGAYICGEETALIESIEGKQGKPRLKPPFPADVGVFGCPTTVANVETVAVSPTICRRGGAWFASFGRERNSGTKLFNISGHVNHPCTVEEEMSVPLKELIEKHAGGVTGGWDNLLAVIPGGSSTPLIPKSVCETVLMDFDALVQAQTGLGTAAVIVMDRSTDIVKAIARLIEFYKHESCGQCTPCREGVDWMNKVMARFVRGDARPAEIDSLWEISKQIEGHTICALGDGAAWPVQGLIRHFRPELEERMQRFAQQHQARQATS from the exons ACAGCACCCAAGAAAACCTCATTTGGCTCGCTGAAGGATGAAGACCGGATCTTCACCAACCTGTATGGCCGCCATGACTGGAG GCTGAAAGGTGCCCAGAGTCGGGGTGACTGGTACAAGACAAAGGAGATCTTGCTGAAGGGCCCTGACTGGATCCTGGGTGAGGTCAAGACATCCGGCTTGCGGGGCCGTGGTGGTGCTGGCTTTCCCACTGGCCTGAAGTGGAGCTTCATGAATAAGCCTTCAGATGGCAG GCCCAAGTATCTAGTCGTGAATGCAGACGAGGGTGAGCCGGGCACCTGCAAGGACCGGGAGATCATGCGCCACGATCCCCACAAGCTAGTGGAAGGCTGCCTAGTTGGGGGCCGGGCCATGGGCGCCCGAGCTGCCTACATCTACATCCGAGGGGAATTCTACAATGAGGCTTCCAATCTGCAG GTGGCCATTCGAGAGGCCTACGAGGCTGGTCTGATCGGCAAGAATGCCTGTGGCTCTGGCTATGATTTTGATGTGTTTGTTGTGCGTGGGGCCGGGGCCTACATCTGTGGGGAGGAGACAGCACTCATCGAGTCCATTGAGGGCAAGCAGGGCAAGCCCCGCCTGAAGCCGCCATTCCCTGCCGACGTGG GAGTGTTTGGCTGTCCCACAACCGTGGCCAACGTGGAGACAGTGGCTGTGTCTCCCACCATCTGCCGCCGTGGGGGTGCTTGGTTTGCCAGCTTTGGTCGTGAACGTAACTCCGGCACCAAACTGTTCAATATCTCTGGCCATGTCAACCACCCTTGCACTGTGGAGGAGGAGATGTCTGTACCCCTGAAGGAACTGATTGAAAAACATGCTG GGGGTGTCACAGGTGGCTGGGACAATCTCCTTGCTGTGATCCCCGGCGGCTCATCCACACCACTGATCCCCAAGTCGGTGTGTGAGACAGTGCTGATGGACTTTGATGCGCTGGTACAAGCACAGACAGGCCTGGGCACAGCTGCCGTGATTGTCATGGATCGCTCG ACAGATATTGTGAAAGCCATTGCCCGCCTTATTGAGTTCTACAAGCACGAGAGCTGTGGCCAGTGTACTCCGTGCCGTGAGG GTGTGGACTGGATGAACAAGGTGATGGCCCGCTTTGTGAGGGGGGATGCCCGGCCAGCCGAGATCGACTCCCTTTGGGAGATCAGCAAACAGATAGAGGGCCATACCATTTGTGCCCTGGGCGATGGAGCCGCCTGGCCTGTGCAG GGCCTGATCCGCCATTTTCGGCCAGAGCTTGAGGAACGAATGCAGAGGTTTGCCCAGCAGCACCAGGCCAGGCAAGCTACCTCCTGA
- the LOC611813 gene encoding double C2-like domain-containing protein gamma: MDANGYSDPFVRLFLHPNVGKRSKYKTSVRKKTLNPEFNEEFFYAGPREELAQKTLLVSVWDYDLGTADDFIGGVQLSSQAGGERQQHWCECLGRSDCRLELWHPLDGAPLQLSD, translated from the exons ATGGATGCCAATGGCTATTCGGACCCCTTTGTTCGCCT TTTCCTGCATCCAAATGTGGGGAAGAGATCTAAATACAAGACCAGTGTTCGGAAGAAGACCCTGAACCCTGAGTTCAATGAG GAATTCTTCTATGCAGGCCCAAGGGAGGAGCTGGCCCAGAAGACACTGCTGGTGTCTGTATGGGACTATGACCTGGGTACAGCTGACGACTtcattg GTGGGGTCCAGCTGAGTAGCCAGGCCGGTGGGGAACGTCAGCAGCACTGGTGTGAATGCCTGGGCCGCAGTGACTGCCGACTGGAGCTGTGGCACCCGCTGGACGGTGCGCCCCTCCAGCTCAGCGACTAG